In Pseudomonas fluorescens, the following are encoded in one genomic region:
- a CDS encoding GNAT family N-acetyltransferase: MNPAQLRRVNVESFAHYRQGLIDLLLDAVGYGASVGFMADLNATQAHAYFDEVQDNLNKGNVLLWVVVKDEQVQASVQLGLCQKANGLNRAEVQKLLVREHARRRGLGQQLMSALEAAALQQKRGMLYLDTEAGSPAEDFYQSLGYTRAGEIPDYACDPSGRYKPTALYYKILQGAH, from the coding sequence ATGAATCCCGCCCAACTGCGACGCGTCAACGTTGAAAGTTTTGCGCATTATCGTCAGGGCCTGATCGACCTGCTGCTCGATGCCGTCGGTTATGGCGCCAGTGTCGGCTTCATGGCCGACCTCAATGCGACCCAGGCCCACGCCTACTTCGACGAGGTCCAGGACAACCTGAACAAGGGCAATGTGTTGCTGTGGGTGGTGGTCAAGGACGAGCAGGTACAGGCCAGCGTACAGCTGGGTCTGTGCCAGAAAGCCAACGGCCTGAACCGCGCCGAAGTGCAGAAGCTGCTGGTGCGCGAACATGCGCGGCGTCGCGGTCTGGGCCAGCAATTAATGAGTGCTCTGGAAGCGGCTGCCCTGCAGCAAAAGCGCGGCATGCTTTACCTCGACACCGAAGCCGGTTCGCCCGCCGAGGACTTCTACCAATCGCTGGGCTATACCCGCGCCGGTGAAATCCCCGACTACGCCTGCGATCCGAGCGGTCGCTACAAGCCGACCGCCCTGTACTACAAGATTCTCCAAGGAGCCCATTGA
- a CDS encoding urease subunit gamma has protein sequence MDLTPREKDKLLIFTAGLVAERRLARGVKLNYPEAMAYISAALLEGARDGRTVADLMHLGTTLLTREQVMQGIPEMIPEIQVEATFPDGTKLVTVHQPIA, from the coding sequence ATGGACCTGACCCCACGCGAAAAAGACAAGCTGCTGATCTTCACCGCCGGCCTGGTGGCCGAGCGGCGTTTGGCTCGCGGCGTGAAACTCAATTACCCGGAGGCCATGGCCTACATTTCCGCAGCCCTGCTTGAAGGCGCCCGCGACGGCCGGACCGTGGCCGACCTGATGCACCTGGGCACCACCCTGCTGACCCGCGAACAAGTGATGCAAGGCATCCCGGAAATGATCCCGGAAATCCAGGTCGAGGCCACGTTCCCCGACGGCACCAAACTGGTCACCGTCCACCAACCCATCGCCTGA
- a CDS encoding N-acetyltransferase family protein, translating to MTYHIRDAVPADLPAIRDIYNDAVLNTTAIWNEQAVDLGNRQAWFNARQSQAYPILVIVDADNTVLGYASFGDWRPFDGFRHTVEHSVYVRSDQRGNGLGPQLMGALIERAKDCGKHVMVAAIESGNAASIRLHERIGFITTGQMPQVGTKFGRWLDLTFMQLTLNSGAQPPAANKE from the coding sequence ATGACTTACCACATCCGCGATGCCGTGCCTGCCGATCTGCCAGCCATCCGCGACATCTACAACGACGCGGTGCTCAACACCACGGCGATCTGGAACGAGCAAGCGGTCGACCTCGGCAACCGCCAGGCCTGGTTCAACGCCCGGCAATCCCAGGCTTATCCGATCCTGGTGATCGTCGATGCCGACAACACGGTGCTCGGGTACGCCTCGTTCGGCGACTGGCGACCCTTCGACGGTTTCCGCCACACCGTCGAGCACTCGGTCTATGTGCGCAGCGACCAGCGCGGCAACGGCCTCGGTCCACAACTGATGGGCGCGCTGATCGAACGCGCCAAAGACTGCGGCAAGCACGTGATGGTCGCCGCCATCGAAAGCGGTAACGCTGCCTCCATTCGCTTGCATGAGCGCATCGGCTTTATCACCACCGGGCAAATGCCTCAGGTCGGCACCAAATTCGGCCGCTGGCTGGACCTGACTTTCATGCAACTGACCCTCAATTCTGGCGCGCAACCACCCGCCGCCAACAAGGAGTGA
- a CDS encoding iron ABC transporter permease, which yields MINRRYALLLIALGTLLLVSCVVSLGFGPARVPLDVVWRILLHKLFGFGVPDWNPGQEHIVWLIRVPRMLLGALVGAGLALIGAVLQAVTRNPLADPHLLGVTSGATLGAVIVVLHVGEIVGLLTLPIAAFIGALLSMLVVLMIASRQGRLDSDRLLLCGVAVSFVMMAIANLLLFMGDHRASSAVMFWMLGGLGLARWELLAVPTACVLLGLMLLLGMARPLNALMTGEQTAVTLGLNARTVRLRVFLIASLMTGVLVSISGSIGFVGLMVPHIARRLVGAEHRRLLPVCVLLGSVFLVWVDVAARTLIAPEDLPIGVATAAIGGLFFIGLMRRR from the coding sequence ATGATCAACCGTCGCTACGCCCTGTTGCTGATCGCCCTCGGTACCCTGTTGCTGGTGTCGTGCGTGGTGTCCCTGGGTTTCGGCCCGGCACGGGTGCCGCTGGATGTGGTGTGGCGCATCCTGTTGCACAAACTGTTCGGTTTCGGTGTGCCGGACTGGAACCCTGGACAAGAGCATATCGTCTGGCTGATCCGCGTCCCGCGCATGCTACTTGGCGCGTTGGTGGGCGCCGGCCTGGCGTTGATCGGCGCGGTGCTGCAAGCGGTCACGCGCAACCCGTTGGCTGACCCTCATCTACTCGGTGTGACTTCCGGTGCGACCTTGGGCGCAGTCATCGTGGTGCTGCATGTCGGTGAAATCGTTGGCCTGCTGACCTTGCCGATCGCGGCATTTATCGGTGCATTGCTGAGCATGCTGGTGGTGCTGATGATCGCCAGTCGCCAGGGTCGCCTCGACAGTGACCGCTTGCTGCTGTGTGGCGTGGCGGTGTCGTTCGTGATGATGGCGATTGCCAATTTGCTGCTGTTCATGGGCGACCATCGAGCCAGTTCGGCGGTGATGTTCTGGATGCTCGGCGGGCTCGGGTTGGCACGCTGGGAGCTGCTGGCGGTGCCGACAGCCTGTGTGTTGCTCGGGCTGATGTTACTGCTGGGCATGGCGCGACCGCTGAATGCACTGATGACCGGTGAGCAGACGGCGGTGACCCTGGGCCTGAATGCACGCACCGTACGCCTGCGAGTGTTTCTGATTGCGTCATTGATGACCGGGGTGCTGGTGTCGATCAGCGGCTCGATCGGTTTTGTCGGGCTGATGGTGCCGCACATTGCACGGCGCCTGGTCGGCGCTGAACACCGAAGATTGTTGCCGGTGTGCGTGTTGCTCGGCAGCGTTTTTCTGGTTTGGGTCGACGTCGCCGCCCGGACACTGATCGCCCCCGAAGACTTGCCCATCGGTGTTGCCACAGCAGCAATTGGCGGGTTGTTCTTCATCGGCTTGATGCGCCGCCGCTAA
- a CDS encoding urease accessory protein UreD → MTLPASGALFTPSWHAELELGYARFDNTTRPVQRRHKGPLRVQKHLYAEGPEVCQHIIVHPPGGIAGGDRLDISASVERDAWAQITSPGAAKWYRAAGPAYQQLKLKVAAGATLEWLPQETIIFSAAQAELSTSIDLEGDARLFYWDVVALGRPASGERFDLGHFQAQLDIRRDGQLLWHERQRIVGADGLLDSPIGLDGQPVFATLLVTGEIDSELLETCRSLPNDVRGDLTQLPGLLVARCLASEALVARGWLIDLWRLLRPALLGREAIPPRIWNT, encoded by the coding sequence ATGACTCTTCCCGCATCTGGTGCCTTGTTTACCCCCAGTTGGCACGCCGAACTGGAGCTGGGCTACGCCCGATTCGACAACACCACTCGCCCGGTCCAGCGTCGACACAAAGGTCCGTTGCGGGTGCAAAAACACCTGTATGCCGAAGGGCCAGAAGTCTGCCAGCACATCATCGTCCACCCACCCGGCGGCATTGCCGGCGGTGATCGGCTGGACATCTCGGCCAGCGTCGAGCGCGATGCCTGGGCACAAATCACCAGCCCCGGCGCAGCCAAGTGGTATCGCGCCGCCGGCCCCGCCTATCAGCAGCTGAAGTTGAAGGTGGCGGCCGGTGCGACACTGGAATGGCTGCCCCAGGAGACGATCATTTTCAGCGCTGCCCAGGCGGAACTCAGTACCTCCATCGACCTTGAAGGCGACGCGCGGTTGTTCTACTGGGACGTCGTCGCCCTGGGCCGTCCGGCCAGCGGCGAGCGTTTTGACCTTGGGCACTTCCAGGCGCAACTGGATATCCGCCGCGACGGCCAGTTGCTCTGGCATGAACGCCAGCGCATTGTCGGGGCGGACGGTTTGCTGGATTCGCCCATCGGGCTGGATGGGCAACCGGTGTTTGCGACGTTGCTGGTGACGGGTGAGATCGACAGCGAACTGCTGGAAACCTGCCGCTCGCTACCCAACGACGTGCGCGGAGATCTGACGCAGTTGCCGGGATTGCTGGTAGCACGGTGTCTGGCCAGTGAAGCACTCGTGGCGCGCGGCTGGTTGATTGATTTGTGGCGATTGCTTAGGCCTGCGTTGCTTGGCCGCGAAGCAATACCTCCAAGAATATGGAACACCTGA
- the urtB gene encoding urea ABC transporter permease subunit UrtB yields MPTALYRLIFAIAFLLPVAVHAGDTEDFVAVNPVQQARLLEAWAAQPDPARIELINALQQGELTVDGQPKTLRLNNRLRGLIDTALASHQLLAADAKLRLSAAQQLQKSAKPAQLKFLDQQLAGEKDEGVHAALSLALANLQLVDADPAVRLAAVRLLGETGDPLARTRLEGLLEPGVEADANVRTAAETSLAQVKRKLLVGELLGQAFSGMSLGSILLLAALGLAITFGLLGVINMAHGEMLMLGAYSTYVVQLMFQRFAPQAIEFYPLIALPVAFFVTAAIGMALERTVIRHLYGRPLETLLATWGISLMLIQLVRLVFGAQNVEVANPAWLSGGIQVLPNLVLPYNRIVIIAFALFVVVLTWLLLNRTRLGLNVRAVTQNRNMAACCGVPTGRVDMLAFGLGSGIAGLGGVALSQIGNVGPDLGQSYIIDSFLVVVLGGVGQLAGSVLAAFGLGIANKILEPQIGAVLGKILILALIILFIQKRPQGLFALKGRVID; encoded by the coding sequence ATGCCCACCGCCCTTTATCGTCTCATCTTCGCCATCGCATTTTTACTGCCGGTGGCCGTCCACGCCGGTGACACCGAAGATTTCGTCGCCGTCAATCCCGTGCAGCAAGCCCGGCTGCTGGAAGCCTGGGCGGCGCAGCCCGATCCGGCCCGTATCGAATTGATCAACGCCCTGCAACAAGGCGAGTTGACCGTCGACGGCCAGCCGAAAACCCTGCGTCTTAACAACCGCCTGCGGGGTCTGATCGACACCGCGTTGGCCAGTCATCAATTGCTCGCCGCCGACGCCAAACTCCGTCTGAGTGCTGCGCAGCAACTACAGAAAAGTGCCAAGCCGGCGCAGTTGAAATTCCTCGACCAGCAGTTGGCGGGCGAAAAGGACGAAGGCGTTCACGCCGCCCTCAGTCTGGCCCTGGCGAATCTGCAGCTGGTGGATGCCGACCCGGCTGTACGGCTGGCCGCTGTGCGCTTGCTCGGCGAAACCGGCGACCCGCTGGCCCGCACCCGCCTCGAAGGTTTGCTCGAACCTGGCGTTGAGGCCGATGCCAATGTACGCACGGCTGCCGAAACCAGCCTCGCTCAAGTCAAACGCAAACTGCTGGTCGGCGAGCTCCTGGGGCAGGCCTTCAGTGGCATGTCATTGGGTTCGATTCTGCTGCTCGCCGCCCTGGGGCTTGCAATCACCTTCGGCCTGCTCGGCGTGATCAACATGGCCCACGGCGAGATGCTGATGCTCGGCGCCTACTCGACCTATGTGGTGCAACTGATGTTCCAGCGCTTCGCGCCGCAGGCTATCGAGTTCTATCCACTGATCGCGCTGCCCGTGGCGTTTTTCGTCACCGCAGCCATCGGCATGGCGCTGGAGCGCACGGTGATTCGCCACCTCTACGGCCGTCCGCTGGAAACCCTGCTCGCCACCTGGGGCATCAGCCTGATGCTGATTCAACTGGTTCGCCTGGTGTTCGGCGCCCAGAACGTCGAAGTGGCCAATCCGGCGTGGCTGTCGGGCGGCATTCAAGTGCTGCCGAACCTGGTGCTGCCGTACAACCGCATCGTCATCATTGCCTTTGCGCTGTTTGTGGTGGTGCTGACCTGGCTGCTGCTGAACAGGACTCGCCTCGGCCTGAATGTTCGCGCCGTCACCCAGAACCGCAACATGGCCGCCTGCTGCGGCGTACCCACCGGGCGCGTGGACATGCTCGCCTTCGGCCTCGGCTCGGGCATCGCCGGCCTCGGTGGCGTGGCCCTGAGCCAGATCGGCAACGTCGGCCCGGACCTCGGCCAGAGCTACATCATCGACTCGTTCCTGGTGGTGGTGCTCGGCGGTGTCGGTCAGTTGGCCGGTAGCGTGCTGGCGGCGTTCGGCCTGGGGATCGCCAACAAGATTCTCGAACCGCAGATCGGTGCCGTGCTCGGCAAGATCCTCATCCTCGCGCTGATCATTCTGTTCATCCAGAAGCGTCCGCAAGGCCTCTTCGCACTCAAAGGACGGGTGATCGACTGA
- the urtD gene encoding urea ABC transporter ATP-binding protein UrtD, whose translation MRVTATAEFMLEPAFFPVEPNKDAGSSRDAIGLGQRVGPGLNTRHGTILTLEDISVSFDGFRALNNLNLYIGVGELRCIIGPNGAGKTTLMDVITGKTRPSHGKAWFGETLDLTQMSEVQIAQAGIGRKFQKPTVFEALSVFENLELAQKTDKSVWASLRARLNGEQKDRIAEVLETIRLTSSVNRPAGLLSHGQKQFLEIGMLLMQDPQLLLLDEPVAGMTDAETEFTAELFKSLAGKHSLMVVEHDMGFVGSIADHVTVLHQGSVLAEGSLEQVQDNERVIEVYLGR comes from the coding sequence ATGAGAGTCACTGCAACCGCTGAATTCATGCTCGAACCAGCGTTTTTTCCTGTGGAGCCCAACAAGGACGCCGGCAGCAGCCGCGATGCCATCGGCCTTGGCCAACGCGTCGGGCCAGGTCTGAACACCCGCCACGGCACCATCCTGACCCTGGAAGACATCAGTGTCAGCTTCGACGGCTTCCGCGCGCTGAATAATCTGAACCTGTACATCGGCGTCGGTGAACTGCGCTGCATCATCGGCCCCAACGGCGCGGGCAAGACCACGCTGATGGACGTGATCACCGGCAAAACCCGCCCCAGTCACGGCAAGGCCTGGTTCGGCGAAACCCTGGACCTGACGCAAATGAGCGAAGTGCAGATCGCCCAGGCCGGCATCGGTCGCAAGTTCCAGAAACCCACGGTGTTCGAAGCCTTGAGCGTGTTCGAGAACCTGGAGTTGGCGCAGAAGACCGACAAGTCGGTGTGGGCCAGTTTGCGCGCTCGCTTGAATGGCGAACAAAAAGACCGCATCGCCGAAGTGCTGGAGACCATTCGCCTGACCTCATCGGTCAATCGACCCGCCGGTTTGCTGTCCCACGGTCAGAAGCAGTTCCTGGAGATCGGCATGTTGCTGATGCAGGACCCGCAATTGCTGCTGCTCGATGAGCCGGTGGCGGGCATGACCGACGCTGAAACCGAATTCACCGCCGAGCTGTTCAAGAGCCTGGCCGGCAAGCACTCGCTGATGGTGGTGGAACACGACATGGGCTTCGTCGGCTCGATTGCCGACCACGTCACGGTGTTGCATCAGGGCAGCGTGTTGGCCGAAGGGTCGCTGGAGCAGGTACAGGACAACGAGCGGGTGATCGAGGTTTATCTCGGTCGCTAA
- the urtA gene encoding urea ABC transporter substrate-binding protein gives MKRRSLIKAFTLSASIAAMGMTWTVQAAETIKVGILHSLSGTMAISETSLKDMALMTIDEINAKGGVNGKMLEPVVVDPASNWPLFAEKGRQLLTQDKVAVVFGCWTSVSRKSVLPVFEELNGLLFYPVQYEGEEMSPNVFYTGAAPNQQAIPAVEYLMSEEGGSAKRYFLLGTDYVYPRTTNKILRSFLHSKGVADKDIEEVYTPFGHSDYQTIVANIKKFSAGGKTAVISTVNGDSNVPFYKELANQGLKATDVPVVAFSVGEEELRGIDTKPLVGNLAAWNYFESVENPANKKFVDDWKAYAKKHNLPGADKAVTNDPMEATYVGIHMWAQAAEKAKSTDVDKVREALAGQTFAAPSGYTLTMDKTNHHLHKPVMIGEIQADGQFNVVWQTEGPIRAQPWSPFIPGNDKKPEYAVKSN, from the coding sequence ATGAAGCGTCGCAGTTTGATCAAGGCTTTCACACTCTCGGCAAGCATCGCCGCGATGGGCATGACCTGGACTGTCCAGGCCGCCGAGACCATCAAGGTCGGTATTCTGCATTCGTTGTCCGGAACCATGGCGATCTCCGAAACGTCGTTGAAAGACATGGCGCTGATGACCATCGACGAGATCAACGCCAAGGGTGGCGTAAACGGCAAGATGCTGGAGCCGGTAGTGGTCGACCCGGCCTCGAACTGGCCGCTGTTCGCCGAGAAGGGTCGTCAGTTGCTGACCCAGGACAAGGTCGCCGTGGTGTTCGGTTGCTGGACTTCCGTGTCGCGCAAATCGGTACTGCCGGTGTTCGAAGAACTCAACGGCCTGCTGTTCTACCCGGTGCAATACGAAGGCGAAGAAATGTCGCCGAACGTGTTCTACACCGGCGCGGCGCCGAACCAGCAGGCGATCCCTGCCGTTGAATACCTGATGAGTGAAGAAGGCGGCAGCGCCAAGCGCTACTTCCTGCTCGGCACCGACTACGTCTACCCGCGCACCACCAACAAGATCCTGCGTTCGTTCCTGCACTCCAAAGGCGTGGCCGACAAGGACATCGAAGAGGTCTATACCCCGTTCGGTCACAGCGACTACCAGACCATCGTCGCCAACATCAAGAAGTTCTCGGCCGGTGGCAAGACGGCGGTTATCTCCACCGTCAACGGCGACTCCAACGTGCCCTTCTATAAAGAACTGGCGAACCAGGGCCTGAAAGCCACCGACGTTCCGGTCGTGGCGTTCTCGGTCGGCGAAGAAGAACTGCGCGGCATCGACACCAAGCCACTGGTGGGCAACCTGGCGGCGTGGAACTACTTCGAATCCGTGGAGAACCCGGCGAACAAGAAATTCGTCGATGACTGGAAAGCCTACGCCAAGAAACACAACCTGCCGGGCGCCGACAAGGCGGTGACCAACGACCCGATGGAAGCCACTTACGTCGGTATCCACATGTGGGCGCAAGCGGCGGAAAAAGCCAAGTCCACCGACGTCGACAAAGTCCGCGAAGCCCTGGCCGGCCAGACCTTTGCCGCGCCCTCCGGTTACACGCTGACCATGGACAAGACCAATCACCACCTGCACAAGCCGGTGATGATCGGCGAGATCCAGGCCGACGGTCAGTTCAACGTGGTGTGGCAGACCGAAGGCCCGATCCGCGCCCAGCCGTGGAGCCCGTTCATCCCGGGCAACGACAAGAAGCCGGAGTATGCGGTGAAGAGCAACTGA
- the urtC gene encoding urea ABC transporter permease subunit UrtC — MNQPLLVTATQKAGPKVSIAVGAVILVVLLALPLLSLLSPDSMLHVSAYTLTLVGKILCYAIVALALDLVWGYAGLLSLGHGLFFALGGYAMGMYLMRQASGDGLPAFMTFLSWTEMPWFWTGTSSFIWTLCLVVLAPGLLALVFGFFAFRSRIKGVYFSIMTQALTFAGMLLFFRNETGFGGNNGFTNFRTILGFGITEPGTRAVLFFATVLLLVVSLYIGWRLAQSKFGRVLTALRDAENRLMFCGYDPRGFKLFVWVLSAVLCGLAGALYVPQVGIINPSEMSPTNSIEAAVWVALGGRGTLIGPLLGAGVVNGMKSWFTVAFPEYWLFFLGALFIVVTLYLPKGVIGLLKKRGEQ, encoded by the coding sequence ATGAACCAGCCCCTGCTCGTTACCGCGACCCAAAAAGCCGGCCCCAAAGTCTCGATTGCCGTCGGTGCAGTGATCCTCGTTGTGCTGTTGGCGTTACCGCTGCTGTCGCTGTTATCGCCGGACAGCATGCTGCACGTTTCGGCTTACACACTGACGCTGGTGGGCAAGATTCTTTGCTACGCCATCGTCGCCCTGGCGCTGGATCTGGTGTGGGGTTACGCCGGCCTGCTGTCCCTCGGCCACGGCCTGTTCTTCGCCCTCGGCGGCTATGCCATGGGCATGTACCTGATGCGCCAGGCTTCGGGTGATGGCTTGCCGGCGTTCATGACCTTCCTGTCGTGGACCGAAATGCCGTGGTTCTGGACCGGCACCAGCAGCTTCATCTGGACCCTGTGCCTGGTGGTTTTGGCGCCGGGGTTGCTGGCGTTGGTGTTCGGCTTCTTCGCCTTCCGCTCGCGGATCAAGGGCGTGTATTTCTCGATCATGACCCAGGCCCTGACCTTCGCCGGGATGCTCCTGTTCTTCCGCAACGAAACCGGCTTCGGCGGCAACAACGGCTTCACCAATTTCCGCACGATTCTTGGCTTCGGCATCACTGAGCCAGGCACCCGCGCGGTGCTATTTTTCGCCACGGTGCTGTTGCTGGTGGTGAGCCTGTACATCGGCTGGCGCCTGGCACAAAGCAAGTTCGGCCGGGTCCTGACCGCGCTACGCGATGCGGAGAACCGCCTGATGTTCTGCGGCTACGATCCGCGCGGTTTCAAGTTGTTCGTGTGGGTGTTGAGCGCGGTGTTGTGCGGCCTCGCCGGTGCGTTGTACGTGCCGCAAGTGGGGATCATCAACCCGAGTGAAATGTCGCCAACCAACTCCATCGAAGCGGCAGTCTGGGTGGCACTGGGTGGGCGTGGCACCTTGATCGGTCCGTTGCTCGGCGCCGGCGTGGTCAACGGCATGAAGAGCTGGTTCACCGTCGCGTTCCCCGAGTACTGGCTGTTCTTCCTCGGCGCGCTGTTCATCGTCGTGACCCTGTATTTGCCCAAGGGCGTGATCGGTCTGTTGAAGAAAAGAGGTGAGCAATGA
- a CDS encoding DUF4329 domain-containing protein, giving the protein MTTDIDRENARKLLEELAKIPNEQPTSAAPVLPPVSQPFICEDDAAYWTHQHERVSGGEYGALILQRPDGKFVATTPIQGEATSFDMESLLSYNRQTDTISQPAGYLCVGQWHSHPDISGRIARANPSFNDDQVKLFNALPSMPDVHGAFKQRDFFKHSYVSGPSGSLVAYSINPPDSAYSPVFRMGHRPEDMVRRIAVIGHMRVLEPGTLWGGLRGPITAEWTPYQPVIPGPPKLQPFFTGVFEDPASALNDALIRVPATPGHQRVGFILKRRDRDEYIATLPLNRPDGLLAIEQVFPAMPDGFLLPDNQTLAGVYLGPELLATPLPEKEADLYQQFFSPQSLVFSVLQARGSGLVDTSLGYSVFRQTPDGALLKYHSTFSEAEAWVIKTEGAMGVNIDKLLLGGHLSAKDFVLCVAVTGVLTVEKSSPLWDVGGVVGSEWLPYAGSNRITPVSE; this is encoded by the coding sequence ATGACCACCGATATAGATCGTGAAAATGCACGCAAATTGCTTGAGGAGCTTGCAAAAATACCAAATGAACAACCAACTTCGGCCGCGCCGGTGTTGCCACCCGTGAGCCAGCCCTTCATCTGCGAGGACGATGCAGCGTATTGGACTCACCAGCATGAACGCGTGAGTGGCGGAGAGTACGGTGCACTTATCTTGCAGCGCCCGGACGGCAAGTTTGTCGCGACAACACCTATCCAGGGTGAGGCAACTTCATTTGATATGGAGAGTTTGCTCAGTTACAACCGACAGACCGACACAATCAGCCAACCAGCCGGATACCTGTGTGTTGGCCAATGGCATAGCCATCCGGACATTTCCGGGAGGATTGCCAGGGCGAACCCATCCTTCAACGATGATCAGGTCAAGTTGTTCAACGCGCTGCCTTCGATGCCTGATGTCCATGGCGCATTCAAACAAAGGGACTTTTTTAAACATAGTTATGTTTCAGGTCCTTCCGGTTCTCTGGTGGCTTATTCCATTAATCCACCGGACTCAGCCTACAGTCCTGTATTCCGAATGGGCCACAGACCCGAAGACATGGTCAGAAGGATCGCGGTCATCGGTCACATGCGTGTCCTGGAGCCAGGCACCCTGTGGGGTGGGCTGCGTGGCCCGATCACTGCTGAATGGACTCCCTACCAACCGGTCATACCCGGGCCTCCCAAACTCCAGCCGTTTTTTACGGGCGTTTTTGAAGACCCGGCCTCGGCGTTGAACGATGCCTTGATTCGTGTGCCAGCGACACCGGGACATCAGCGTGTGGGTTTTATCCTCAAGCGTCGCGACCGTGACGAATACATCGCGACATTGCCGCTCAATCGGCCTGATGGACTGTTGGCAATCGAGCAGGTATTTCCTGCCATGCCAGACGGCTTTTTGTTACCAGATAATCAGACGTTGGCAGGTGTGTACCTGGGGCCAGAGTTGCTGGCGACGCCACTACCGGAAAAAGAGGCTGACCTGTATCAGCAATTTTTCTCACCCCAGTCATTGGTGTTCAGTGTTCTGCAGGCTCGGGGATCAGGGTTGGTGGACACCTCCTTGGGTTATTCGGTGTTCCGCCAGACCCCGGACGGTGCATTGCTGAAGTACCACAGCACGTTTTCTGAGGCCGAAGCCTGGGTTATCAAGACCGAAGGGGCGATGGGCGTCAACATCGATAAGCTCTTGCTGGGTGGACATCTGAGCGCTAAGGATTTTGTCTTGTGTGTTGCAGTAACGGGCGTACTGACGGTCGAAAAAAGCAGCCCGCTCTGGGATGTTGGCGGCGTGGTGGGTTCTGAATGGCTGCCCTATGCAGGGTCAAACCGCATCACCCCGGTTTCTGAATGA
- the urtE gene encoding urea ABC transporter ATP-binding subunit UrtE, with protein sequence MLQVEKLHQYYGGSHILRGLTFDVKVGEVTCLLGRNGVGKTTLLKCLMGLLPAKEGAVNWEGKPITAFKPHQRVHAGIAYVPQGREIFGRLTVEENLLMGLSRFPGSEAKEVPAFIYELFPVLLQMKQRRGGDLSGGQQQQLAIGRALASRPRLLILDEPTEGIQPSVIKEIGAVIKKLAARGDMAILLVEQFYDFAAELADQYLVMSRGEIVQQGRGVNMEVEGVRGLVTI encoded by the coding sequence ATGCTGCAAGTCGAAAAGCTGCACCAGTACTACGGCGGAAGCCACATCCTGCGCGGCCTTACGTTTGACGTGAAGGTCGGCGAAGTCACCTGCCTGCTCGGCCGAAACGGCGTGGGCAAGACCACCCTGCTCAAATGCCTAATGGGCCTGCTGCCAGCCAAGGAAGGCGCCGTGAACTGGGAAGGCAAACCGATCACCGCCTTCAAGCCGCACCAGCGTGTGCACGCCGGAATCGCCTACGTGCCGCAAGGCCGGGAGATCTTCGGCCGCCTGACCGTGGAAGAAAACCTGCTGATGGGCCTGTCGCGCTTTCCCGGCAGCGAAGCGAAGGAAGTGCCAGCGTTCATCTACGAGCTGTTCCCGGTGCTGCTGCAAATGAAGCAACGCCGGGGTGGCGACTTGTCCGGTGGCCAGCAACAACAACTGGCCATCGGCCGCGCGCTGGCCAGTCGCCCTCGCCTGCTGATCCTCGACGAACCCACCGAAGGCATCCAGCCGTCGGTGATCAAGGAGATCGGTGCCGTGATCAAAAAACTCGCGGCCCGGGGCGACATGGCCATTCTACTGGTCGAGCAGTTCTACGATTTCGCCGCCGAACTGGCCGATCAATACCTGGTGATGTCCCGGGGCGAAATCGTGCAACAGGGTCGCGGCGTGAATATGGAGGTCGAAGGCGTGCGCGGGCTGGTTACGATCTGA